The Triticum aestivum cultivar Chinese Spring chromosome 5A, IWGSC CS RefSeq v2.1, whole genome shotgun sequence genomic sequence TAGAGAGAAAGCACCGCACTAGTCCATTTCCTTGACAGTGAAGGAACTATGCAATAAAGTGCGCTAGAGGACTTTCCCGACAAAAAAAAGAGAGGACAGTTTCCTCTCTATTAAAATTACAACTTAACAAACCAAAACATTTCTCCGGATAGGTAGGAAGGCATAGGGCTCTAGGCGAAGATGGAGGTCAATGCCTACAATGATGACACTCTTAGACCAAAAGCGTTGTTCCAAGCTCGAGCTCatgtgagctcgggtgaacagtaaaaaaaAAGCAATTCCGGATTTTCTTTGTGTGAAACATTGACAAAGTTTTTTCATAGATTGCAAAATTCATTAGGATATAACATCCGtggaaaatgtgaaaaaaaaaatcatgctcCAAAATGTGTTTGGAAATAAgattttggagcattgattttgtTTTTTCTGCCACGATTTTGTCAATATTTCACACAAAAATAATTCatatttttaattgttttttcattttttttttattttactgttcacctgGGCTCAGGATTAGACCAGTCGTATCCATCTTAGATGTTCTTCTTGGTCGAATAGTAATTCCTCTACATGGACCGTGCCTAGTCAAATTTGGGGCGGTCGTTGGTGGATGCTGGTGTGGCCGAGCTCTTCCCCAAGGTTAGGTGGGTTAGTCGTATGTAGTTCTAGGCGAAAGCTTAAGTCGTTGAAAAGGGTCGATGACGCAAGAGGACACCTTGGATCAACGAGCCATTGTTTTTTCTCTCATTAGTGTTTAAATCATTAATATATATATATCCTTTGGTTTTTCCCATCTCGATGAAATGGAAAGAACACCTGCTTTGTCGTAAAAAAACAATCAAATAAACTTGAACCGGAGAGAGTAACATTTGTTTGAAACAAATATATTTATGAGAAATATGTCCTTCTTGGGCTTGGGCTTATTTTGGATCCGCCCTATTTAGAATGGAAGACAAGTAGCTTCTCTTGTGTGAAGGGATATAGACACTTAAAAAAGAGTGAGGAGATATTCTTTCAGCAGGCAATGATAATCTTCCATCTATCTGTTTTTTGAATCTATAATGTTATTAAACAATTAAACAAGAATTTCTTTAAGCACACCCCACAAAGCGTACACAGATCCAATACCACCGCACAATTAGGCCCACTAAAATCAATCTAACGATTAGCCTTAACCTAAACTATTTTCTGTGTGCACTtcgcaatttacattgactgaccgtactccatcgtggaggaaaatatgaaACTCCACGCCTGAGCAATTAGGAAACTAATAATCACGGGTGCATCCTATTCTAGAAAACTAAATCAGAGtgcatccatcctattaggaaaCTAATCTCAGACAAATCTATCCTATTAAAAAACTTATCTCGGACGCATCCATCCTATTAGAAAGCTAATCGCGAGCTGCCTGCCGCCATCATGCACGCTAGCCATGATGGGGGAAGCGCGAAGAGCTTCGTCTTCCTCCGGGAACACACGTGCTATCGCCGCCATTGTCTTCTGCCTGGAGGCCAGGCGCTCTTCTGCCGCTACTGCGACGACTCCATCCACGTCCAGGGCATGCTCTCCGGCAACCATCGGCATCCGCGTTGACTTCAGCTCCGTTCGCAGCACCCACGCCGACAAAGTGTCTGTTCAGTGGGTGCATGTGCATTACATATTAAATAAGAATCGTGGGGCTTCAAGCAATCTAGAATTATAGATTTGGGATTATCTTAGGTTGCCGATTGCTGTACTGAAAATGTGTAATTATATATGATACGTACATAAGAATGCAGCAATCTTGTCTTACAAAGTAGGATCAAGAGGGATACTGAAGAAGTCAAGATGCAGAGTCTATTTCCCATGATTACTTCTCATGTTCATGTCGGCTTCCTTGTGCTTTACTTCGTACCACCATATGCATTAAACTGGACCATATCAAGAGGTAACGCCATCCCCTTGATTAGAATTGCCTTATTTGTGCTATTTGATCAGTGTGTGTTTTACATATGACGTTGCTTTACCTGGAATTAAGGTGGGTTGCACCTGCCTATGCACTATCTCCAGGGATAGGTTGGAAATCAGAATATATAATTCATTCTTAGAGAAAACTTTACACGTGTCACTTTAACATAATTGCATAGCAATCCAGTAAATTATGTAAGATTCAGTAGGAGGCAAGATATTGAAGATGTACTACTATTTCAGTTACATGATTTTATACATCTAAAACGGGTCACATGACTCCGTAACTATTGTTAGAGAATATATCTCGCTGTTCTGTAAAGGTATGCAATTTCTACTGCATTCCAATAAAGAGAATTTTACCATACAGAAGGATCCAATGAAGAAACTAATCCGGCTGAGTTCCAATAAATAGATCCTTCAAAGGATCTGTCCTAATACACCTGTCGTATATTGGTACAGAGAAATCATATAAATTATACTTAGTCAGATTTATTTTGTTTCATGACAGAGAAACCAAATACTTTTCGCTATTTTGGCACATATATTTATTCTTATATACTTGTGCAGTTTTGAATGATCCAACATATCTGCAGTCATCAAACTTGAAGACATGTTGTTTAAGTCCTCATTTGCACCGCCTCTCTTTCTTTGTCTGCGTGCCTCTTTCCTCCAATAATAATAATGAACAACTTTTTCCGGATCAGGTATTACACTGTTACAAATGTATGCTGAAGCTACTCCTTACAAAAAGGAAAAAGAGGATGAATACTTTCTATCTTCACCAGTTTTGTAGCATGTTCCAAATTGTTGGCTCTTTCTTATTTGAGGATTCATCATTTTTTTGTAATTTAGAAGCTGACCTGAAAGCTTGATAAGGTTAAGCTTGACAAATACTTTAGAATACTTTTCCTTTCATCTTTATTTTTCTTCATAACTCATTTCAGTTTCTATACGTACAAAATGTCTTACATCATTGTAAGTTAGTATGGTTGCCAACACATAAACACATACAAAACCGGATAAATTTTTTCTATCATGATAATTATTGGATTTCTTTTAGCCCTTTTACATTTCAATTAGTTCTTGTAAATCATCTTTATTTCATATAGAAGTCGTTGTAGTCACATATCATCTTCTATTTCCTATTATCCATAGTAGGTAGCTATATAATTTTGGCAGTCCACACAaccaaaatatatatataatttgatccaaattagtaaaaatatatatttttctatGCAAATTAGTAGAATAAAATAAGATTCGAGAATTAAGCATCTTGAACAATATAATTGCACCGTAAGGCAGTTTATATTTTTTTCCCTGGCTACACTCGAAGAGAAGACTATACTACATGCCTATATTATTGCATTAATAAATAATTGCTGATTTTATTTAAATGAGAATATTTTCTTGCTATTACTCTATGCAGCAACATAACCACTATTGTGTCTCGCTTTTGAAAATACAATTTGAGTGACATCAAACATTGTGTATCCATTTGATTtataattttaaaaatgtttattttTTATATTATGTGAATTCACTTGTTTTACGatcgagacgtgcgttgcacgtgcatgcttactagttagCAGAAAACGACGCATGGCATATTCTGTAAAGTACTCCTCTGTAGAGAGAAATCATGTCATTAGTCCATTTCCTTGAGAGTGAAGAGGCCACGGAAAGCAGTCGCCTATGCTATAAAAAAATGTTATATCATTTAGGGTAGAATTATAGAAAAGTCTGATGGTATGTCTCTCATGTCAGTTATagaagaaaatgcaaaactttgaCATTATGGATTATTCAGGGATTTAGTTCACACAAATTACTCGCAATAAAAAATGATAATTAATCTAGTTGGAAAATATATGACGAAGAGATGCCATTTTTTTTACATATTCAGATGTAGTCCAAAGCCTACCATAACCATGGGCATGGGATCAAAAGACCACATGatttaatgcaacaacaacaacaacaacaacaacaacaacaacaacaaaaacaacaaaacctttagtcccaaacaagtcggggtaggttagaggtgaaacccataagatctcgcaaccaactcatgactCTGACACGTGGAttgcaagcttccacgcacccctgtccatagctagctctttggtgatactccaatccttcaggtctctcttaatggactcctcccatgtcaaattcggtctcccccgccctctcttgacattctccgcacgctttagccgccGCCTATGCACTGGAGCTTATGGAGGCctacgctgaatatgcccaaaccatctcagatgatgttggacaagcttctcttcaattggagCTACCCCAattctatctcgtatatcatcattccggactcgatcctttctcgtgtggccacacatccatctcaacatacgcatctccgccacacctaactgttgaacatattgccttttagtcggccaacactcagcaccatacaacattgcaggtcgaaccgtcatcctgtagaacttgccttttagcttttgtggcactctcttgtcacagagaatgccagaagcttggcgccacttcattcatccggctttgattcgatgattCACATCTTCGTTAATACCCCCATCATCCTGCAGCATTGACCctaaataccgaaaggtgtccttctggggtaccacctggccatcaaggctaacctcctcttcctcacacctagtagtactgaaaccgcacatcatgtactcggttttagttctactaagcctaaaccctttcgattccaaggtttatctccataactctaacttcctattaacccccgtccgactatcatcaactagcaccatatcatccgcaaagagcatacaccatgggatatctccttgtatatcccttgtgacctcatccatcaccaatgcaaaaggataagggctcaaagctgacccctgatgcagtcctatcttaatcgggaagtcatcagtgtcgacatcacttgttcgaacacttgtcacaacattatcgtacatgtccttgatgagggtaatgtactttgctgggactttatGTTTCTCCAAAGCCCACCActtgacattccgcggtatcttatcataggccttctccaagtcaatgaacaacatatgcaagtccttcttttgctccctatatctctccataagttatCGTACCAaaaaaatggcttccatggttgaTCTCCCAgccatgaaaccaaactgatttttggtcacgcttgtcattcttcttaagcggtgctcaatgactctctctcatagcttcattgtatggctcatcagcttaattccacggtaattagtacaactctgaacatcttccttgttcttgaagattggtactgaTATACTTCGTCTCAATTCTTCAGGCAAACAAATAAATTTACGAGAAATCTATCTTCCCTGGGGCTTGGGCCTATTTCGCATCCGCCCTTATCTAGAATGGAAGACAGATAACCTCTTATGTGTGAAGGGATAGACACTtagaaaaaaatgtgaggagataTATTTGTACCTAACGAAGATAATCTTCCATCTatctattccaactcaacaaaAAATGATATAACTGTCATCTTCTCTAAAGTACTCATCTCTAGAGAGAAATCACTGCACTAGTCCATTTCCTTGACAGTGAAGGAACTATGCAATAAAGTGCGCTAGAGGACTTTCCCGACAAAAAAAGAGAGGACAATTTCCTCTCTATTACAACTACAACTTAACAAACCAAAACATTTCTTCGGATAGGTAGGAAGGCATAGGGCTCTGGGCGAAGACGGAGGTCAATGCCTACAATGATGACACACTTAGACCAAAAGCGTTGTTCCAAGCTTGAGCTCatgtgagctcgggtgaacagtaaaaaaaGCAATTCCGAATTTTCTTTGTGTGAAACATTGACAAAGTTTTTTCATAGATTGCAAAATTCATTAGGATATGACATCCGTGGAAAGTGTGGAAAAAAACAAAATCATGCTCCAAAAATGTGTTTGGAAATaaattttggagcattgattttgtTTTTTCTACCACGATTTTTAAGAATGTCATATGGTCCACGATTTTGTCAATGTTTCACAcaaaaaaaattcagttttttaattcttttttttgattttactgttcacctggGCTCAGGATTAGAACAGTCGCATCCATCTTAGATGTTCTTCTTGGTCGAATAGTAATTCCTCTACATGGATGCTGGTGTGGCTGAGCTCTTCCCCAAGGTTAGGTGAGGTAGTCGTATGTAGTTCTAGACGAAAGCTTAAGTCGTTGAAAAGGGTCGACGGCGCAAGAGGACACCTTGGATCAACGAGCCATTGTTTTTTCTctccttagtgtttaaatcatcaatatatatatatatcctttgGTTTTTCCCATCTTGATGAAATGGAAAAGAACACCTGCTTTGTCGTAAAAAAAGTTCAAATAAATTTGAATCGGAGAGAGTAACATTTATTTGAAGTGAAAAATGGCCACGGCAGTTTATCCTTCAAATCAAGCACGTAACaccaaacaaaaaaaaaacacGACTCCGCTGGGGATCGAACCCAGAATCTCTGGTTTCGTAGACCAGCGCCTTATCCATTGGGCCACGGAGTCCTCGACGAATGGTCTCTCCTAGACTCCCTTAACCGGAGAGAGTAACGCTCAGACTGCGGTCGAACAGTCCGAGCTGCCCAGGTAAGAAATCATGTCACACCTGCACTGCGGTTGAACAGTCTGAGCTGCAGAAGTAAGAATCACACTGCGCCAATTTTTCGGTCCGCTATTTGGTGCGTGCCCGGCCCGGCTGTGCTTGTGTGGTGCGCAGCGCTCGGCATGGCGCCCATCACGCACCAAATACCATCATTTTCAGGCTACCTCAAATGCCCGCTTCCATTCCATCTCAAAAAATGTGTTCCACTtccaaaagaaggaagaagaaagaaagaaagaggaaaGCCACACTTATTCCCCTCGGACTGTTCCAAAGGTCCGCAGGACAAGGACAGGAACGCTCCAAATCAACGGTTAACCATCTTCTCACAAAATGTTATCCGACGATGATATGACTGTCCAATGTATTCAGGGCATCTCCAACACAGCGTCCTTTAAATCGGACTCACTATTCATCCACGGACACTTCTGGATGTGTCCGGAGACACAAATATAAAAGCCGGTCATTGAACCGTGTGCATCAAATCCGGATAGCAGGGGATGAGCTATGTGAATCTAGAGGACAAAGCACATGGATTATGAGGACATGTGGTTCAACTAACAGTGGACCAAGTGAAATCCCGCAACCGTTGTATGATGTCCGGACTCCTATAAAGCTTCCCAAGTTTATTTTTCATTTGGCAAAATTTGAACGCGTGGAATGAACCACGGAAGTTTGAGGTCCCTTATTGGATGGCAAAAAGTGTCCGAACCACGTGGTCTGGAACTTTACGGACGTTACAGCCGGACCTAACAAATCCGGCCTCCAAAACAGTCACGGAACACATTCATGGGCATGCACTGACCGGTCACTCTTCAAATGTCCGTGTCCACAACAGGATACCTCAATAGTATATCCTTAAATCCATACAATATCACGCAACGTAAATTAAACTCACATACTACATATCGATCACATACATGGCATACAACTACTTCATCATACATGCCATCAGACTTTCAGAGATTGTCATGTTCTAAATACTAGAGCTATGGAGAAAGTTCAGCCAAGGCCGCCCTTGCCCCTGTCGTTTCCGTCTTTGTTGCGGAAGTAGCGGTCGAAGATGCAAAATGGATTGAGCCGAATCTACTCACCGTCGGAGCTGTCTTGATCCATCACTAGCTTCCTCCTCCTCTTTGGGGGGCAGTCCAAGCGCCATTTGCGCCAACACAATAGATTTGCATCGAAGTGACTCTAATCGTGGAGCTGGGGTTTTCTCTCTCGACCAGCGGAAACCCATCTGGACGGCCAACTCCTCGTCCTCGCATGAGTGAGGTCCCATTTGATAGATCAAGAGGTCTCAGAGTTGTATTCGTTGACTGTCATATTAGAGAAGGCTGGCCAAGAGCTTGGGAACGAAGTGGAGTTGCTAGGGTTTGGTTCTGGATGCGGATGGGACTGGTATATGTGGGTTAGGGTGGCCTTGTGTGTGACGGATCTGACATGGTGGATGCGTCTAGACCTCTCCACATCTATTGACATGGTGGACGCGTCTAGACctctttttttttggggggggggggaggggggcagtcCAAGCGCCATTTGTACCGACGCAATGGATTTGCATCGAAGTGACTCTGACCGCGGAGCTGGGGTTTCCTCCAGAGACCGGCGGAAACCCATCTGGACGGCCAACTCCTCGTCCTCGCATAAGATGAGGTCTCATTCGACGGATCAAGAGATCTCGGTGTCGGATCCGCTGCCTGTCATGTTAGAAAAGGCTGGCCAAGAGCTTGGGAATGGAGTGGAGTTTCTAGGGTTTGGTCCTGGATGCGGATGACACGGATATATGTGGGTCAGGGGGACTTGTGTGTGTCGGATCTGACGTGGAGGACGTGTCCGGGCCTCTTCATATCCGCCTTAGATATGATCTGAATATGAAGGATGCCGGTCAGCTCGGACGGGCCAATACGAGGGATGCGGCTGATTCACGATTTCTTGACCGGTCACTGATCGGGCCATCCACCCGAACCATAGGGTGGTGTTTGAGGAATGCTTTCACCTAATATACCTTTTCTTGAACTGAAGTACCTAGTAGTCCACTGGATTATGAAAGACCATTGAGCTAATCCGCGGCACATGCAACATCGCCAAGTTGCCCATATTAGTGGCAGAAGAACATCGCCAAATGCATGAATGAAGTGTGAGCATAAAGAAGGAAGGCAAGGATCCAGCGAATCAGGCGGTGCATCCATCGGGGGTTGGCTTCTGGTCCAGTTCGAGTCCAAAGCCGCCGATTCCGAGGACCGGCACTAGCCCCCGGCGCCAAGGAGATCCGACAAGGACGCCGAGCGCCGCTGCCGCTCCGCCATCCAACCGCGCGAAAAAAATCTCGGCTTCCCGTCGAGAAAAATCCAAGCCAATTCTCCCACGGGTCCTGCCACTGCCGCAGCGctgctctgctcctcttcttcctcgcccCCTTTCCGAGCGAGAGAGGGGACAAGCGCTCCGTACATATACCTCGACTCACTGCCTGAAGCTGCTCGCCTGCTCCTGCTCTGCTCCGGTTCGCCAAGAAATACAGGAGAAGGGAGGGGAGGAGACTTGTCTTGTCACTTCTCCAGTGGTTCTTACTATCGGCGCGCTGGGTTGATCGAGCGGAGaacagtggtggtggtggtgctcagCCGAGAGGTCAGGTCAGTGGTCAGGAGTTGGGAGCAGTGGACTGATTGTCTATCTCCCCCTCTCGTTCTCCGTTCCTTTTTGGAAGTGAAGCGATCCTCCTCCCCGTGGGTCTGCTGCCCGGAGGCTGGAGCTAGAAGAAGGAGCAGGGTAGCCTGCCTTGCTCGTTCCCCTTTCTGCTTCCTTCCAGGTCTGCTTTGCCGCTCATCTTCCAGGTTTGTTTTCCATGGATGGCTTCTCTTTCCTTTCGGGGATTGATGGATGGCTTTCCACGCCCAAGCTTCTTGCTTCGGCTCTCTTGGATGAATGGATAATGGAGTGTTGATCTTCCTTGCAGTCCCGGCGGCCGTGGCGGCATGGACGGCAATGGGAGATCGGCGGCGAGTCACAAGAAGCCTCTCGTGTAAggacttcttttcttttcttcttgagAAATTTCCCCCCCTTTTTCGTTCGTTCGTTCGGGCATCCATCGATTGAGTCATGGGCCATGGCATCCGCAGCGCGGACAACGACCTGGTGGAGCTGCTGTGGCACAACGGGGGCGTCGTCGCGCAGCCGCAGACGCACCCGAGGCCGGCGCCCAGCGgcctcgccggcggtggcggggagaCGGCCGCGTGGTTCGCGGACGACGTCGACGCGCTGGGGAACGACGTGTACGCGCAGCTCTGGAACAGCATTGCGGTGGGCGCCGCCCCGGACGTCGCGTGCGCGGCGCTCCCGGGGCCCAGCTCCcaccctcccccgccgccgccgccgccgccgatgccgaGCGGCATCGCCTCCAGCTGGACCGGTGGCGACATCGGCTCCACCTTCTGCGGCAGCAGCCTGGTCCCGGAGGTGCCGGCGGGGGGCAGGGAGGAAGCCAGCGCCGCACCGCCGTCGGAGGGGACGCGCGAGGCCAGCACGCGCGACGGCGGCGCCGGCACCTCGTCGTCCGGCGGGTCCGGGAGCAACTTCGGGGGCTCCGGCCTGCCGAGCGAGAGCGGCGGCCATGCCCACAAGAGGAAGGGCAGGGGCAAAGACGACTCTGATAGCCGCAGCGAGGTGTGTTCCTTGGTCCGGTTTGTCCCTATATTGCTCAGTTGCAATTTTTTCACCTGTACAAAATTTGCTTGAGCTCAAACTGAATAATGGAATTCAAGAGGAAATTGCAGGATGTGGAGTGTGAGGCCACTGAAGAGACCAAATCGTCGAggcggcacgggtcgaagcggagGAGCAGGGCAGCTGAAGTTCATAACCAGTCAGAGAGGGTGAGATCAGAGTCAGATGCTACTTGTGTTGCAATCTTACAGTTGAGCAAGGTGGCTTGTTTCTTATGGTGTATGTAATTTGTGCTGATGATGCAGAGACGAAGGGACCGGATCAACGAAAAGATGCGGTCACTGCAAGAACTCATACCCCACTGCAACAAGGTAAGAAATGAGTAGTATCATGCATCTTTTCTGATCAGGTGCAAGTCCCTGGAAGGCCTGGATTCATTCATTTCTGTTGGTGAATGGCGACATCTCTAATTATCACTTACATATGTTTCTTTCCTTTCCAATGTTTATTATTGAATTTCAGGCTGACAAAGCATCAATATTAGATGAGGCGATCGAGTACTTAAAGTCCCTCCAAATGCAAGTTCAGGTTAGGAGTTTACTGTTTCCTCTACCTGAACCCACAGACCTAACCCCAAATGGCATCATTTTTTGTTGAGAGAGAAATACGGCATCAGTTATTGGTTCCTAATTGAGACTGAAATCTACCTCAGATTATGTGGATGACCACCGGGATGGCGCCAATGATGTTTCCTGGTTCTCACCAGTTCATGCCGCCGATGGCCGTGGGCATGAATTCGGCATGCATGCCTGCGGCACAGGGTCTAAATCAGATGGCAAGAGTGCCATACATGAACCATTCTTTGTCAAATCACATCCCTATGAGCCCATCTCCAGCAATGAACCCTATGTACATTGCAAACCAGATGCAAAACATTCAGCTGAGGGAAGCAAGTAACCATTTCCTTCACCTAGATGGCGGGCAAGCAACGGCACCTCAGGTATAAACTGACCATAGTACCACTTCTCCTATGTTCTTAATTTTGGTGCAAGGGACTTCTCAGCCCTCTTTCATTGTTCACCTAGCTTTGGTTTCAATTCTTTGCAGGTAGCAGGACCATATGCTTATACACCACAAGTAGCACCGAAAAGCCAGATACCGGAAGTGCCGGATTGTACTGCTGTGCCAATTTCTGGGCCCGGACAACCACCTGCACCTGATGGAATTTAGAGTGACCTTGAACTAGTAAGAAGTTGTACTGATCCACACATGTTTCTTATTCAATGGCATTTGTGATGTCTAGATAACTTGAGCTGCATATCAGCACATTGGCACTGATCATTCTTTGACTGCTTATTAAGCTCTTGTGGTAGCCACCCTACATAAAAGAAAACTCACCGATTTATGCGTATCATTATTCATCTTGTATATGGAACCAGAGCTGTGTACTGTTTCACATTTTATTAAAAAAAGAATAGTCTGGATGAGCAGTATGCAAAGCAATCCTCTTTTAGCTTAACCTTTCTCATACCGAAAAAGGCTtacgccccgctttataaataaagcaactgCCACAGAGCATACATACCACATAGGTCCACACGAACACACACGAGTCTCACGGAAAAGAacaaaggttctgctgagggcacagctcaacaagcccaaaaaagagaaaaaaaaagaagagaacaaCAACATCACAGCGCACCCAACACAAGGTGGCTAATcgggctccggcggtggcggcggcggcggcggcgaaaggcggacggccatcgatcggatgtcggcgatgaaggcggagatggcgtcaCGGTCCGAGGGGcgactaagcggccgccaaagctgcaagaaacccgaGAATTTGAAGAGAGCGTCAGTAGGGCGACGAAGGGGAGCGCGCTGGATCACAAGTTTATTGCGAACGGTCCACAACGTCCAAGCAAGCACCCCAACttccagccacctaatgtggcgagaggaTACAGGGGACAGTTGGAGTTCAGCAAAAAGGTCCgggaagttggtgtggcaccaatTCCCTCCGACCACCTCGCGAAAGCAGCTCCAGAGGAATTGTGCGGAGATgcaggagaagaagatgtggtttGAGTCCTCCGGGACACCACAGAGCGGGCAGATACCGGCTGGCCATGCCTGGGCCCCCGGCATTGCGCTTGCGGACCTCCACACCAGACGGAAGCCTaccacggatccattgccacatgaagatgcgAATCTTCAGTGGCACCCGAACGATCCAGATCATCGATAAGGGGAGGGGTGCGGAGGAAGGGGCGATGGCCGAATATAGCGACTTGGTGGTGAACAAGCCCGACGGCTCGAGCCGCCACCGGGTACGGTCCGGCCTGTCATCCACCAGTGGCTCGTGCAATGCGACACAGTCAAGCAactcacgccaggcggcggattccgCCGGCCCAAACGGTCGACGGAAGGCAAGGCGCCCCAGATCAAGAAGGGCCCTATTGACCGATATCATGGGGTCAACGGAAATAGAGAAAAGGACGGGGAAGCGGGCCGCGAAGGGGGAGTCACCAGCCCAACGATCATACCAGAAGAGAGTCGAGAGGCCAGAGCCCACGGAGATGGAGGTCCCAATGCGCAGCACCGGGAGAAGCTGAACAGTggactgccagaactgggagccgCCCGATCTCTGGCAGAAGGCAAGGGGTTGACCCCGAAGGTATTTAGTCCGGATAATGTCCAACCAGAGGCCGCCATGGCCCTGGGCGATGCGCCAGAGCCAGCGGGAGAGGAGCGCGATGTTCATCCGCTTGGAGCACATGATGCCCAGGCCACCTTGCTCCCGGGGCTTGCAGATGTCAGACCAGctgaccatgtggtacttctgcttatcATGCTCACCAGCCCAGTAGAAGCGAGACTGGATCTTAGCGATCTCCTTATGTAGGGACTCATGGAGGCTATAGAAGCTCATAAGGAACAGCAGCAGGCTAGAGAGAGAAGAGTTGATAAGAATAGTTCGGGCCGCCTTGGAGAGCCATCTCCCCTGCCAGGGCTCACACCGGGACTGGAGCTTAGAGATAGCGGGCCTCAAGTCCGCGGCAGAAAGGCGCGAGTCGCTAATGGGGGTCCCTAAGTAGGAGGTGGGGAAAGAGCCCAGGCGGCAATTAAGCCGATTGGCGATGGCCAGAGACTCAGCGGGGGAGTATCCCATTACCATGACGTCGCTCTTATCAAAGTTGATCTTGAGAcccgacatctgttggaagcatagaaggaggaacttgaggt encodes the following:
- the LOC123105284 gene encoding transcription factor PHYTOCHROME INTERACTING FACTOR-LIKE 13, with translation MDGNGRSAASHKKPLVADNDLVELLWHNGGVVAQPQTHPRPAPSGLAGGGGETAAWFADDVDALGNDVYAQLWNSIAVGAAPDVACAALPGPSSHPPPPPPPPPMPSGIASSWTGGDIGSTFCGSSLVPEVPAGGREEASAAPPSEGTREASTRDGGAGTSSSGGSGSNFGGSGLPSESGGHAHKRKGRGKDDSDSRSEDVECEATEETKSSRRHGSKRRSRAAEVHNQSERRRRDRINEKMRSLQELIPHCNKADKASILDEAIEYLKSLQMQVQIMWMTTGMAPMMFPGSHQFMPPMAVGMNSACMPAAQGLNQMARVPYMNHSLSNHIPMSPSPAMNPMYIANQMQNIQLREASNHFLHLDGGQATAPQVAGPYAYTPQVAPKSQIPEVPDCTAVPISGPGQPPAPDGI